CCTGAAGGGACGACGTTGCTTCGTAATTTCGTCTATGAGATATGCGGCTGTAAGCCGACGTGGACGATGGAGTCCTATGTGGAGACGGCGGTGCAGCAGATTCGCGAGCAGGTCGGTAAGGAGCGGGTGATCTGTGCCTTGAGCGGAGGCGTCGACTCTTCTGTGGCGGCGGCATTGACGCATCGCGCGATCGGTGATCAGCTCACCTGCATTTTCGTCGACAATGGCCTGCTTCGGACGGGAGAGAAGGAGCAGGTCAAACAAACGTTTGCGAAACAGCTCCACCTGAACTTGCGCATGATCGATGCGTCCGATTCGTTCTTGGCCAAGCTCAAAGGGGTGATCGATCCCGAGCGTAAGAGGAAAATTATCGGGAAACAGTTCATCGAACAATTCGATGCGGAAGCGAAGAGGAAATCTGGCGGGGTGAAGTTTCTCGTTCAAGGCACGCTCTATCCCGATGTGATCGAAAGTGTGAGCTTCAAGGGGCCGTCGGCCACCATCAAGACGCACCACAATGTCGGCGGGTTACCGGCGCGGATGAAGTTGAAGCTGATCGAGCCGTTACGCGAACTGTTCAAGGATGAAGTCCGGGTATTGGGGAAGGAATTGGGCCTTCCCGATGAAATCGTGTGGCGGCAGCCTTTCCCGGGACCCGGTCTGGCGATCCGGGTGCTCGGCGCTGTGACGAAGGAGCGACTGACGATCCTTCGAGCGGCCGAGTCCATTCTCGATCAGGAAATTCGCGCTGCCGGTTTGTATCGGGAGATTTGGCAATCGCTCGCCGTACTTCTGCCGATTAGGACGGTGGGCGTCATGGGCGATCAACGGACCTACGAGCATGTCATTGCGCTTCGTGCCGTGACCAGCTTGGATGGCATGACGGCCGATTGGGCCAAGATTCCGAATGACGTATTGGGTAAGATCTCGAACCGGATCATCAACGAAGTGAAGGGTGTGAACCGGGTGGTTTACGACATCAGTTCGAAACCGCCGGCCACAATTGAATGGGAGTAACGCAGGAATGAGTGACGAGTGATCAGTGACGAGTCGGATACCAGTCCGATGATGCACCCATCACCCATCACATCTCACTGATCACGCACTATGGAAGTTAGATTACAGAAAATCATTGCCGGATCAGGACTCGCTTCAAGACGGAAGGCCGAGGAATGGATTGCCGCCGGGCGCGTGACCGTCAACGGTAAAGTGGTGACGGAACTCGGCACCAAGGTCGATCCGGAGCGCGCCCATATTAAAGTGGACGGCAAGCACCTGAGCTCCGCTCAGCCGTACGTGTATCTATTGCTGAATAAGCCCAAGAATGTGATGTCGACATTGAACGATCCGGGAGGTCGTCCGACGGTGAAGGATTATCTCAGGGGAATTTCGGTGCGGGTGTTTCCCGTCGGCCGCTTGGACTTCGATAGCGAAGGGTTGATGCTGTTGACCAATCACGGCGATTTGGCGCAGACGCTGCTCCATCCCCGTTACCATGTGCCGAAGACCTATCTCATCAAGGTGAAGCAGGTGGTGACGGATGACCATATCCGGCAGTTAGAGCAGGGTGTGCAGTTGGAAGACGGCATGACCGGTCCGGCCGTGGTGAAGAAGGTGAAAAAAGCCA
This window of the Nitrospirota bacterium genome carries:
- the guaA gene encoding glutamine-hydrolyzing GMP synthase, which codes for MELWHNRILVLDFGSQYTQLIARRIREAHVYSQILPCTASMATILAYRPQGIVLSGGPSSVYEKKAPSVSKELFDLGIPILGICYGMQLVTHLSGGEVAKSKHREYGRADLTIDDKSDLFKGIGTNGSTVVWMSHGDRIERMPPGFRSIAHTANSPIAAMKRDDQKRRIYCLQFHPEVVHTPEGTTLLRNFVYEICGCKPTWTMESYVETAVQQIREQVGKERVICALSGGVDSSVAAALTHRAIGDQLTCIFVDNGLLRTGEKEQVKQTFAKQLHLNLRMIDASDSFLAKLKGVIDPERKRKIIGKQFIEQFDAEAKRKSGGVKFLVQGTLYPDVIESVSFKGPSATIKTHHNVGGLPARMKLKLIEPLRELFKDEVRVLGKELGLPDEIVWRQPFPGPGLAIRVLGAVTKERLTILRAAESILDQEIRAAGLYREIWQSLAVLLPIRTVGVMGDQRTYEHVIALRAVTSLDGMTADWAKIPNDVLGKISNRIINEVKGVNRVVYDISSKPPATIEWE
- a CDS encoding pseudouridine synthase, translating into MEVRLQKIIAGSGLASRRKAEEWIAAGRVTVNGKVVTELGTKVDPERAHIKVDGKHLSSAQPYVYLLLNKPKNVMSTLNDPGGRPTVKDYLRGISVRVFPVGRLDFDSEGLMLLTNHGDLAQTLLHPRYHVPKTYLIKVKQVVTDDHIRQLEQGVQLEDGMTGPAVVKKVKKAKLNSWLEITIREGRQHQVKRMMEAVGHPVLKLTRIKMGPLSLGDLGAGEFRYLTDREANALRELAEHKLATEEAAEKQVPRPKKRISRVGWARSKKAKVV